The Fusarium keratoplasticum isolate Fu6.1 chromosome 4, whole genome shotgun sequence genome contains the following window.
tggcatGGTGGAGTATGTGATTTGCGGGATTTTGATGGCAGTGAGAGGAGTCTTGACCTCTGCAGCTGTCTTGGGCTTTGCAGCTTCCGCTCTGAGGGCGGCGATAGATCCCCCGACattctcatcgtcctcctcctcttggccAATGGTCCAGACCCAGCGacgcttcttttcctttctcttgcGCTTTAATACACCCTTTGGTCCTGCCGGCAAAGTCCCCTGTGGTGAGGGTGATGTACCGGTGGTCAACATGTCCATCCGGCGCTTTGTGTCTGTAAAGGGTCCGGGTGTCTGTCCGCCGTCCTGAATTTCGTTGGCAGTGAACGCCATGGCGAGGTCCACAGCATTTTGAGGCAGGGGAGGTAAGCATGGGGGAGAGTGTGGTGATGCCTCTTCGACGAGAAGGTCAATATGGGACTTGGTGTATTTGTTGGTGACGATCTCCTGAGTGAGGGGCTTGCTGTAGCCGACTCTCCTGTTTGCCTTTTCTTGCAAACGCCGAGattgtcgtcgaggagaaaAGGGAGGGATGGCGGTaggcggaggaagaggcgagTTGCGGAGGATGCTGTGAAGTGATCGAGGATGTGTGTATGGAGCCTGCAGAGCTACATCGGCAAGGCTCTGTGACCGAGAAGGGGTGAGTGTCTCGGGTCGCGAGGTAGCCTCTTGCCCATCTGTTGCTGAAGTATCGGCAGCCGAGAAGCTGAAGGGCTTGGATGTGTGTGAGTCGACTGGGCCAGCGGATAGAGGAGGCGTGGCCGTCATAGTGCTTGGGTAGTTGATCTCGAGACGGTTTGGTGAGGGGGCATTCTCTGATAAAGGAGTCTCCGGGTATGAAGCAACGTAAGGTGTGACAACCCTGTGCTTGGCGTCCATGGGCGTTGTAAGGCTGAATGCCTCGAGTGTGTTGATGGCGGTCATGGGCTCAGTCTGAACTGGCGTCGACCTCTCAATAGTGGTAACGTAGACGTTGGAAAGCGTGTTGAAGGCGGTTGGGTCCTTGGGGTCCACGGCATAGCTCCTTGACGACCGTGTGGCTGGGCTACATGATGTCTTGATCTGAAGAGAGAGCCGAGGCCTCTTGGATGGTGCTTGTGTAGAAGCCATGGCCGGATGTAATGGGGGACGAATAAGTCGGTATATTCCAAGTCGAGGCAGACATCCAAGAAACGAAAAGAGCAGATTCTGTCGAAAGTGGCTGAGACTATACAACCAACAGACCAGCACTTGTACCCGAGAGACTGGAACCGCCAGGGATCACAAGCAACAACGGGATGTCAAAACGGCAGAAACGACACGAGCAAACAGCGAGAAATGAGGGCCTTGCGTCTATATAGGACGGCATTGATCCAAGCGCACATCTCACTGGGCCGGCCGCGGAAACGAGAGGGGGGTCAGGGCGCCCATGCTCTCCTCGACCAGCCCCGACACCGAGACAAGCGCCCCTAGCCATGCATGCAGTGTGATATTTCGCTCACAAACTAAACGCGGAAGTTGAAAGTTGAGAAGGATTCAGCCCTGGGGCCTCTGGCTTGCCAAGAGCGAGGTGAAAGCGACGGGGGTGTTGCATTGGCGCCTCCTCTGGTTGGCTCGTTGAAGCTTCAAGGGGGGGAAGCGTTGAAGGCGCAAGCGCCCTGGTTGAAGAGTCACCCTTGTTGAGTTCCAAACCAGGCCCAATCACGCGGCTATCAGGTCGGCTCTTTTCACTCCCACTGGCGTCTATTCCCCTCTTGCAACCCTCCCCTCCCTTAGGCGACATGGTGGCTTGGCTCTGAGGGGATTGACAGAGTGACTGGTCGTCTGCTGCGTCTGATCGAGCCTCTGGGCCTCTTCTGTGGTGGATTTTCGCCTTCGATTGTTGGAGCCAAAACCGGACGAGTTTCAGTAAGCCATGAGCAAGGAGATCTGACTGTCCATATGACGGTGCGTTTGGCGAGCAGATGACGGTGGGGTCAACCTCTGCTCAGCCTACTGGCACGATGCTCCAAGCCATGATCCGGCAGGGCTTTCCCATGTCTTGAGCACGCCAGACCTTTTTTTGTAAAATTACGGATGGTCTAGGGCTGACTGGTGGACGTAATCTGTATTTTTGCGACAGTGGCTGCGTGTCCTCGAGCGAGTGCCGACGGACACGGATATCGACAATAGGGCAGACTTGAGAAACAAAACTGGGTGGTGGGAAAGTCAAAATGCGGTGGGCACGTCTGTCTGTCTTGCTCGACTGCAAGACCGGCAACATTGCAGCAGATGGATCCAACTAGACGTCTCTGTGCGTCTTGGGCGTCAGGTCGGCGGCTACAGCGCAATCGTGGATGGTCGAAACGACCCAGCAACATGTAGTGGGTGCTTGGCTGTTTTTTTTGCGTGCAAGGGTCAGTCAACCGGAGCGGggacgagaccgagaccgagacatTGACTTCGGAAGCGAGCCGGGGAAGGAGGGTGACTGGAGCGTCTTTGCCAGTCAtggcatcgcatcgcatcgcgtCTATCGTATCGGTCTGGCCTTGCTGCACTAATGACTGGCATCAACATGGAGGTTGGCGTCGACATCGGACCTGCTGCTCCATGTCTCTGCTGGGCCATGTCTCAGATGACATTGAAGGCCGTTTCCTCGCAGCTATCTCGCATCCGTCTGGCGGGTTCATCCTGCAGCTCGTCGATCACGATTGAAACACATGTTGGGCGCGCTTGTTGAGACGTTGGAGGTTTGGCGCGCTTGGGGGCGGTGACTTGGCTCTAGGATAGTCTTTGTGACAGGCAGGGGCCATCACCGCCAGTCGAAATACAGATGAACGCGTTTTGGATTAAAATCCCATCATGTTTGGAGtaaagagatggatggatggatggatggatggagcatcgccaagatcaaggtcTATCCGTGTAAGGGATGAAGCTGCACGACGCTCCATGGACGCTGAGTGGTCGGGGCCTCAGGCACAGGCAGCTGCAGCGGCCCGAACGGGCAGGCACCTCTGGCTCTGAGCAACAACGGGTACGGGTACGGGAGGTACCGTGAATtaagagatgatggatgctTCACCAATGACAATCAACGCTGTCTATCCTCGTTATAAGCGTTTGCTGATGTGAATGTATTCGCATACAAAACCAACATTCTGTTTGGCGGTCAGAGTGAAGTTATTGGGCCCTCTCCAATCTCTCCCCGTCTCCTGTAACCTCGCCCGCTAAAGACAAATCTCGCGGTGAACGCATCCCGTCTGCATGGCCCCCATCTCTTCAACTCCATGAATCCCGGTCAACCATGGAGACTCCGAATAAAAAAAGGCCTCGATGGAACAGCGACCGAGTCATTTTACAATTCGTGCGTCTCACCTCCGATCCGTCGCAGCCCCCGTCGGCCGCTCGTGCTTACACCTCGCCCATAGGACTACGACTGCTTCTACGCCCAGGTCTTTGAGAACAAAAACCCGGCACTCAAGAAGTTACCGGTGGGCGTCAAGCAGAAGAATTGCCTGGCGACATGCAACTACAATGCTCgtgcccttggcctcaagAAGCTTATGTCGGTTTCCGAGGCCAAGCGTGTGTGCCCGGAGCTTGTCCTGATGGATGGTGAGGATCTCACGCCATTCCGCGATACGAGCAAAATTCTCTTCAACTATTTCAAGACCTTTTCGTGGAATCACAAGGTTGAGCGCCTTGGGTTTGATGAGATCTTCATGGGTATGTTGTCCCGTCAGGCTTGCTTAAAATAGGTAGTCTCAACTAAGGCCACGGCCCGCCAGATGTCACAGATATCGTCGAATACAACCTGTTTTGCCTCAACAAGGCATCCCTAGCAAACTCGTTCTTTTGCCTTTCGAAAAAAGATCCGGAGCGGGGCTTTCAGTGCGATCTGACTAGCATCGCGGGCTGTGTCCAGGACACAGCCTCCCAGGACCTTGACACTGAGAGTCCCGCTTACCTGCGCCTCCTCCTGGGCTCGCATCTTGCCCAATTCTTGCGTCTCCAAATAGAAGAGAAATTTGGGTTTACATCAACTTGCGGCATAGCATCCAACAAGATGCTCAGCAAGCTCGTGGGTGGCAAGAATAAGCCCAGGAACCAGACGAcgctgctggccttgaccCAGGACGAGGCCATCGCATTTCTGGATGACCATAAACTTAGAAAGATACCTGGTCTGGGTTTCAAAACTGTCGAAGTTCTGGGGGGTCATGTGGGTGCTGACATGAGTGAGGCCATCTCAGAAATGCCGGAATTGCGAGACGTGCCTGTAACTGTAGGCCAAGTCCGGCTTCATCCCAACATCTCACCTGGGACAATAGAGACTCTACTCATGGGCCCCGGTGCCGAAA
Protein-coding sequences here:
- a CDS encoding UmuC domain-containing protein; amino-acid sequence: METPNKKRPRWNSDRVILQFDYDCFYAQVFENKNPALKKLPVGVKQKNCLATCNYNARALGLKKLMSVSEAKRVCPELVLMDGEDLTPFRDTSKILFNYFKTFSWNHKVERLGFDEIFMDVTDIVEYNLFCLNKASLANSFFCLSKKDPERGFQCDLTSIAGCVQDTASQDLDTESPAYLRLLLGSHLAQFLRLQIEEKFGFTSTCGIASNKMLSKLVGGKNKPRNQTTLLALTQDEAIAFLDDHKLRKIPGLGFKTVEVLGGHVGADMSEAISEMPELRDVPVTVGQVRLHPNISPGTIETLLMGPGAERGVGSRIWGLLHGVDPTEVKEASDMPSQISIEDTYKGLETIPQIAEELHKLSCSLVRRMRVDLLVPDQNSDVPGSQRWIARPKTLRLSVRSWAQLQSAQSHNSGRVSRSSPLPSFVFDVKDDIDRIAERLVSEALLPLLRRLSPEKGHRWNLQMLNICVANMVAGAADDKTGAGRDISAMFRRQDEVLRPFQVIPDQEDKVEEPARSEDECDNGDEEATGWSMEENVSCPICGHAIPPFAVAAHQRYHEMGEE